One genomic segment of Nocardia spumae includes these proteins:
- the yidC gene encoding membrane protein insertase YidC — MLDFIYYPVSWILWFWHRIFGFIFGLGDFDKGASNGFAWALAVVFLVFTLRLVLYKPFVKQVRTTRQMQELQPQIKELQRKYKNDRQKMAVEMQKLQKEHGFNPLMGCLPVLAQVPVFIGLYHVLRSFNRTGSGIGQLHMTPAQNAMTPNYVFSADDVQSFLRARIFGAPISAAITSPKATLDAYADYGGIPHVWNMVAVAVPLMVIAGLATHFNARASVARQSAEAAANPQAALMNKLALWVFPLGVVVGGPFLPIAILLYWVSNNIWTYGQQHLVFGRIDKEEQQKKQEAIERKAQNAPKPGAKPSAKKKSGSAADAAADAVENVVDAETNGTGAAASSSSGASAKSGSASGKSGTSGKSSGPGNRKRSGNRGRANQKRRR, encoded by the coding sequence GTGCTCGACTTCATCTATTACCCGGTGTCCTGGATCTTATGGTTCTGGCACCGAATCTTCGGGTTCATATTCGGACTCGGAGACTTCGACAAGGGCGCCAGTAACGGATTCGCCTGGGCATTGGCCGTGGTATTCCTCGTATTCACGTTGCGACTTGTGCTGTACAAGCCGTTCGTGAAGCAGGTGCGCACCACGCGGCAGATGCAGGAGCTCCAGCCGCAGATCAAGGAACTGCAGCGGAAGTACAAGAACGACCGCCAGAAGATGGCCGTCGAGATGCAGAAGCTGCAGAAGGAACACGGCTTCAACCCGCTGATGGGCTGTCTGCCGGTACTGGCTCAGGTTCCGGTCTTCATCGGTCTGTACCACGTGCTGCGGTCCTTCAACCGGACCGGCTCCGGCATCGGCCAGTTGCACATGACACCGGCGCAGAACGCGATGACGCCGAACTACGTCTTCAGTGCGGACGATGTGCAGTCGTTCTTGCGGGCCCGAATCTTCGGTGCGCCGATCTCTGCCGCTATCACCTCCCCCAAGGCGACCCTGGACGCGTACGCCGATTACGGCGGCATCCCCCACGTCTGGAATATGGTCGCGGTCGCCGTTCCGCTGATGGTCATCGCGGGTCTCGCTACCCACTTCAACGCACGGGCCTCGGTGGCACGGCAGAGCGCGGAGGCTGCGGCGAACCCGCAGGCCGCTCTGATGAACAAGTTGGCGCTGTGGGTGTTCCCGCTCGGTGTCGTCGTCGGTGGTCCGTTCCTGCCGATCGCCATCCTGCTCTACTGGGTGTCCAACAACATCTGGACCTATGGGCAGCAGCATCTGGTCTTCGGTCGTATCGATAAAGAGGAACAGCAGAAGAAGCAAGAGGCGATCGAGCGGAAGGCGCAGAACGCACCCAAGCCCGGCGCCAAGCCGTCCGCCAAGAAGAAATCGGGATCGGCGGCCGACGCCGCGGCCGACGCCGTGGAGAACGTCGTGGACGCGGAGACGAATGGTACCGGCGCGGCGGCTTCGTCGAGTTCGGGTGCATCGGCCAAGTCGGGTTCGGCCTCAGGGAAGTCGGGGACGTCCGGCAAATCCTCCGGACCGGGTAATCGCAAGCGATCCGGCAACAGGGGGCGAGCGAATCAGAAGCGACGTCGCTAA
- a CDS encoding Jag family protein encodes MTVETDGGDATVALGVQDDAAVDDRENATEPDPTDAEEALIEEGEIAGDYLEQLLDVLDFDGDIDLDVEGDRAIVSIDGGRDLSKLVGRRGEVLDALQELTRLAVQQATGVRSRLMLDVAGWRAKRREELSALGTDAANRVVESGKPESLAAMTPFERKIVHDAVAAVDGVASESEGVEPNRHVVVIPA; translated from the coding sequence ATGACTGTTGAGACCGATGGAGGGGACGCCACAGTGGCCCTCGGTGTGCAGGACGATGCTGCGGTGGACGACCGTGAGAACGCGACCGAGCCGGATCCGACCGATGCCGAAGAGGCGTTGATCGAGGAGGGTGAGATCGCGGGCGACTATCTCGAGCAGCTGCTGGACGTCCTCGACTTCGACGGCGATATCGATCTGGATGTCGAAGGTGACCGCGCGATCGTGAGTATCGATGGCGGCCGCGATCTGTCGAAGTTGGTGGGTCGGCGCGGCGAGGTGCTGGACGCACTGCAGGAGCTGACCCGCTTGGCGGTGCAGCAGGCGACCGGTGTGCGCAGCCGCCTCATGCTCGATGTCGCGGGCTGGCGTGCGAAGCGGCGCGAGGAGTTGAGCGCGCTCGGAACCGATGCGGCCAACCGCGTGGTCGAGTCGGGCAAGCCCGAATCCCTCGCCGCGATGACTCCGTTCGAGCGCAAGATCGTCCACGATGCGGTGGCGGCAGTGGACGGCGTCGCGAGTGAGAGTGAAGGTGTGGAGCCCAATCGACATGTGGTCGTGATACCGGCCTGA
- a CDS encoding ParA family protein, whose protein sequence is MSNRPANVSRETTSRVPGMLDSGGAGGDDFSKTAFGNISAAETPIAAEAHRASQVLHPGSMSIPKPREQRIITIANQKGGVGKTTTAVNLAAALALQGMTVLVIDLDPQGNASTALGVEHHSGVPSSYELLIGEISVQDAIQRSPHNDRLLCIPATIDLAGAEIELVSMVAREGRLKAAIQEANLAGYEIDYVMIDCPPSLGLLTVNAMVAAKEVMIPIQCEYYALEGVGQLLRNIGLVQAHLNPQLHVSTVVLTMYDGRTKLADQVAEEVRGHFGDAVLKSVIPRSVKVSEAPGFGMTVLDYDPGSRGAMSYLDAGREIAARSVVTEPGSSSATQSQPSAAAGTAGAAQERGR, encoded by the coding sequence ATGTCGAACCGTCCGGCGAATGTTTCACGGGAAACAACGTCCCGAGTGCCCGGAATGCTGGACAGCGGCGGAGCTGGAGGAGATGACTTCTCCAAGACCGCATTCGGGAACATCTCCGCAGCCGAGACACCGATCGCAGCCGAGGCGCACCGAGCTAGTCAGGTCTTGCACCCGGGATCGATGAGTATCCCCAAACCGCGAGAACAGCGCATCATCACGATCGCCAATCAGAAGGGTGGCGTCGGCAAGACGACTACAGCTGTGAACCTCGCAGCCGCATTGGCGCTGCAGGGAATGACGGTGCTCGTCATCGATCTCGACCCCCAGGGCAATGCCAGCACGGCACTCGGAGTGGAGCATCACTCCGGCGTCCCGTCGAGCTACGAACTGCTCATTGGTGAGATCTCGGTGCAGGACGCGATTCAGCGCAGTCCGCACAACGATCGCCTGCTGTGTATCCCTGCCACTATCGACCTCGCCGGTGCCGAGATCGAATTGGTCTCGATGGTTGCCCGGGAAGGGCGATTGAAGGCCGCCATTCAGGAAGCGAATCTGGCCGGCTACGAAATCGACTACGTGATGATCGACTGCCCGCCGTCGCTCGGTCTGTTGACCGTCAATGCGATGGTGGCGGCCAAGGAAGTGATGATCCCGATTCAGTGTGAGTACTACGCACTGGAGGGAGTCGGCCAGCTGTTGCGCAATATCGGATTGGTGCAGGCGCATCTCAATCCGCAGCTGCACGTCTCGACCGTCGTGCTGACCATGTACGACGGCCGGACCAAATTGGCCGACCAGGTCGCCGAAGAGGTTCGCGGCCACTTCGGTGATGCGGTATTGAAGTCCGTGATCCCGCGCAGTGTGAAGGTGTCGGAGGCGCCGGGATTCGGTATGACCGTCCTCGATTACGATCCGGGTTCCCGTGGTGCGATGAGTTATCTCGATGCGGGCCGGGAGATTGCGGCTCGTTCGGTGGTGACAGAGCCCGGCTCGTCGTCCGCGACGCAAAG
- the rsmG gene encoding 16S rRNA (guanine(527)-N(7))-methyltransferase RsmG, whose amino-acid sequence MFHVERGAGVTPQHSPGDGEPVDLTPPVVAMEVFGERLPLAVQYCSALATAGVERGLIGPREVPRLWDRHILNCAVLGELIPVGASVVDIGSGAGLPGIPLGIARPDLRITLVEPLLRRTKFLAEFIESAGLEITVIRGRAEQPDVRKEAGGADFVTSRAVAPLGKLAKWSLPLVREHGHMLALKGSSVVEELERDRMELARAGAGHAQILECGAGVVSPPTVVLSVERVPRAEKRANKEASRRARRAQ is encoded by the coding sequence ATGTTTCACGTGGAACGAGGCGCGGGTGTGACGCCCCAGCACTCCCCCGGTGACGGTGAGCCCGTCGACCTGACACCGCCCGTGGTGGCGATGGAGGTTTTCGGTGAGCGACTTCCGCTCGCCGTGCAGTACTGCTCCGCGCTAGCGACCGCCGGAGTCGAGCGGGGGTTGATCGGACCTCGTGAGGTTCCGCGTCTGTGGGATCGCCATATTCTCAACTGCGCCGTCCTGGGTGAGCTGATTCCGGTCGGAGCGTCCGTGGTCGATATCGGCAGTGGCGCCGGCCTTCCCGGAATCCCATTGGGTATCGCCCGCCCGGATCTTCGGATCACTCTCGTCGAACCACTCCTGCGACGGACCAAGTTCCTGGCCGAGTTCATCGAATCGGCGGGGTTGGAGATCACCGTCATTCGCGGGCGTGCCGAGCAACCGGATGTTCGCAAGGAGGCGGGCGGCGCCGACTTCGTGACGTCGCGTGCTGTCGCTCCACTCGGAAAGCTGGCGAAGTGGTCCCTGCCGCTGGTGCGCGAACACGGTCACATGTTGGCACTCAAGGGATCGAGCGTCGTCGAGGAACTCGAGCGCGATCGGATGGAGTTGGCGCGTGCGGGTGCGGGCCACGCCCAGATTCTCGAATGTGGCGCCGGCGTCGTGTCGCCCCCGACCGTCGTGCTGAGTGTGGAGCGAGTCCCACGCGCGGAGAAGCGCGCGAACAAGGAAGCGAGCCGACGCGCCCGGCGCGCACAGTAA